Proteins found in one Candidatus Tisiphia endosymbiont of Beris chalybata genomic segment:
- a CDS encoding IS982 family transposase, with translation MKKDITELYSFIDDFCKIYLEYEKSKLLPSNKQRDRACNMSLSEMLTIIIMFHTSHAKNFKFFYKTYVEYLYKNDFPSALSYNRFVALMPRLFMPLNMLIHLLFGQETGIYFIDSTTIKACHNKRRYSNKVFKGLAKHSKSSMGYFYGFKLHLIINNQGEIMALKVTNGNVDDRVPVAQLTKGLTGIMAADKGYIKQNLFLNLYERGLKMIHGIKKNMANKLMDLKEKILLRKRNLIETVFDFLKNKMNLEHTRHRSPINAFVHILSTLVAYSLKKTKPSTKLDFNLYIHNSLIQN, from the coding sequence ATAAGCAGAGAGATCGCGCTTGTAATATGAGTTTAAGCGAAATGTTAACAATAATAATTATGTTTCATACATCGCATGCTAAGAACTTTAAATTTTTCTATAAAACTTACGTCGAATATTTATATAAGAACGACTTCCCTAGCGCCCTAAGCTATAACAGATTTGTTGCTTTAATGCCGCGATTATTCATGCCCTTAAATATGTTGATTCATTTATTATTTGGGCAAGAAACAGGTATTTATTTTATTGACTCTACAACAATTAAAGCTTGTCACAATAAACGACGCTATAGTAATAAAGTTTTTAAAGGATTAGCCAAACATAGTAAATCCTCTATGGGATATTTTTATGGCTTTAAATTACATTTAATAATTAATAACCAAGGAGAAATTATGGCATTAAAAGTGACTAATGGTAATGTAGATGATAGAGTTCCGGTAGCGCAATTAACTAAAGGATTAACTGGCATTATGGCCGCTGACAAGGGATATATCAAGCAAAATTTGTTTTTAAATTTATATGAAAGAGGCTTAAAAATGATTCATGGAATTAAGAAAAATATGGCGAATAAATTAATGGATTTAAAGGAAAAAATCTTGCTTCGAAAACGAAACTTAATTGAAACAGTTTTTGATTTTTTAAAAAATAAAATGAATCTTGAACATACAAGACATAGATCTCCTATTAATGCTTTTGTTCATATTCTTTCTACCCTAGTTGCTTATTCTCTAAAAAAAACTAAACCTTCCACAAAACTTGACTTTAATCTATATATTCATAACTCTCTTATCCAGAATTAA
- the idi gene encoding isopentenyl-diphosphate Delta-isomerase produces the protein MTNSVHVVLVDEYNNVLGTQDKLIAHNAITQLHRGFSVFLFNSNKELLLQKRSDTKKTWGGFWSNSFCGHPQIHETNEQAIYRHAKFELGIESLQKLYFISEYRYKFSLGNITENEICPIYLAITDEVVTPNVQEVSETKFFSWADFNLYLKKHADKFTPWCKEEINILEINKTFKKFID, from the coding sequence ATGACAAATTCAGTACATGTAGTACTAGTAGATGAATATAACAACGTGCTAGGCACGCAAGATAAACTAATAGCCCACAATGCTATCACCCAATTGCATCGAGGATTTTCAGTATTTTTATTTAATAGTAATAAAGAATTGTTACTACAAAAAAGAAGTGATACTAAAAAAACTTGGGGAGGTTTTTGGTCAAATAGCTTTTGCGGGCACCCTCAAATTCATGAAACTAATGAACAAGCAATTTATAGACACGCAAAATTTGAGCTAGGCATAGAAAGTTTACAAAAATTATATTTTATTAGTGAATATAGGTATAAATTTAGTCTAGGTAACATTACAGAAAATGAGATATGTCCTATATATTTAGCGATAACAGATGAGGTAGTGACACCAAACGTCCAAGAAGTATCAGAAACAAAATTTTTTAGCTGGGCTGATTTTAATTTATACCTAAAAAAACACGCTGATAAATTTACTCCTTGGTGTAAAGAGGAAATTAATATATTAGAAATAAATAAAACATTTAAAAAATTTATAGATTAA
- the waaA gene encoding lipid IV(A) 3-deoxy-D-manno-octulosonic acid transferase → MIYFYHILSFLFLPVYFILIILRTFKGKEDIKHVCERFAISKISPKKDDFLIWLHAASIGESNIALTLIEALNGLWLKTPRSKTTLRFLVTTGTTSSTALLQQKLPSNAMHQFVPIDNIIFVKKFFRHWQPQLGIFIESELWPALISEGSRYCKLLLVNARLSDKSFKSWKQLSYVFRSIVYNFSQIIVQSDKDFHKFTQLGITNNIINLGNIKFANKQLPVNNLVLNTLITQLNNKKIIVFASTHPEDEQALFSLIKPVKQQYPDCYFILIPRHPERKDDITIRCKEFKLSYRLKSEHSQPILTDDLYIVDTFGELGLFFSVAYLTFIGGSFKQGGHNILEPAYFSNYIIFGPDMSNFADMASNMVNNNAAIQIQDEQELLNKIIYLLAPKGFKEVQTYQTNALKFVNKNQQILSNYLAVIEQYLPNKVI, encoded by the coding sequence ATGATTTATTTCTACCATATTTTAAGTTTCCTCTTTTTACCCGTATATTTTATACTGATTATATTGAGAACATTTAAAGGTAAAGAAGATATAAAGCATGTGTGTGAACGCTTTGCTATTAGTAAAATATCCCCTAAAAAAGATGATTTTTTAATTTGGCTACATGCAGCCAGTATTGGCGAATCTAATATTGCCCTTACCTTAATTGAAGCCCTTAATGGTCTTTGGCTAAAAACACCTAGATCAAAAACCACTTTAAGATTTCTTGTAACTACTGGCACTACCTCATCTACTGCTTTACTACAGCAAAAGTTACCTTCAAATGCTATGCACCAATTTGTACCTATAGATAATATTATTTTTGTTAAGAAATTTTTTAGACATTGGCAACCTCAACTCGGAATTTTCATTGAATCAGAATTATGGCCCGCTCTAATAAGTGAAGGAAGTAGATATTGCAAATTATTATTAGTTAATGCCCGTCTTTCAGATAAGTCATTTAAATCTTGGAAGCAATTAAGTTACGTTTTTAGGTCGATTGTCTATAATTTTAGCCAAATTATAGTACAGAGTGACAAAGATTTTCATAAATTTACGCAGTTGGGTATAACAAATAATATAATTAACTTAGGGAATATTAAATTTGCTAATAAGCAGCTTCCAGTTAATAATCTCGTGTTAAACACTTTAATAACCCAGCTTAATAATAAGAAAATTATTGTATTTGCAAGTACACACCCTGAAGATGAGCAAGCACTATTTAGCCTTATTAAACCAGTAAAACAACAATATCCGGATTGCTATTTTATTTTAATTCCCCGACATCCTGAACGTAAAGATGATATAACTATAAGATGTAAAGAGTTTAAGTTGTCTTATCGCCTGAAATCTGAGCATAGCCAACCTATACTAACTGATGATCTTTATATTGTTGATACATTCGGAGAACTTGGACTATTTTTTAGTGTGGCTTACCTCACTTTCATTGGGGGTTCATTTAAGCAGGGGGGGCACAATATACTTGAACCTGCATATTTTTCAAATTATATTATATTTGGCCCTGATATGAGTAACTTTGCTGATATGGCAAGTAATATGGTTAACAACAACGCGGCTATACAAATTCAAGATGAGCAAGAATTATTAAATAAAATAATTTACCTTCTTGCTCCTAAGGGTTTTAAAGAAGTGCAAACTTACCAAACTAATGCTTTAAAATTTGTTAATAAAAATCAGCAGATCTTAAGTAACTATTTAGCTGTTATAGAACAATATTTACCCAACAAAGTTATTTAA
- a CDS encoding pyridoxal phosphate-dependent aminotransferase, with product MSLISKRLELVKPSPTLSIVNKTIELQKLGKDIISLGAGEPDFDTPDNIKEAAIKAIRDGITKYTNVSGIIELKQAVQAKFKNDNQLDYSLDEIIISSGGKQVIYNLFMASLDKGDEVIIPSPYWVSYPDIVMLAGGTPVFINCDMANNFKLNPEGLERIINSKTKWLIINSPSNPTGAAYTRKELEDIAALLRNYPHINIMSDDIYEHIIFDNFQYYTFAQIAPDLHERIFTVNGVSKSYSMTGWRIGYGAGFKPLVKAMTIIQSQSTSNPSSISQMASIEALTGRQDFIKTNTNNFEKKRDLALSILNNVPAISCYRPEGAFYLFPQCKGLFGLKTPNGKIIKNSHDFAQYLLEDSGVAVVPGIAFGLEGYFRISYATSIDNLQEGCLRIERACTQLK from the coding sequence ATGTCACTTATTTCTAAACGCTTAGAGCTAGTAAAACCTTCTCCTACCTTATCAATAGTTAACAAAACTATTGAATTACAAAAATTAGGCAAGGATATAATATCCTTAGGAGCAGGGGAACCGGATTTTGATACGCCAGATAACATTAAAGAAGCTGCAATTAAGGCAATCCGTGATGGTATCACAAAATATACCAATGTATCTGGGATAATAGAATTGAAACAGGCGGTACAAGCTAAATTTAAAAATGACAATCAACTGGACTATAGCTTAGATGAAATAATAATATCCAGCGGCGGGAAACAAGTAATATACAACTTATTTATGGCTTCTCTGGATAAGGGAGATGAAGTAATTATCCCTAGTCCATACTGGGTTTCTTATCCTGATATAGTGATGCTAGCTGGTGGTACGCCTGTATTTATTAATTGCGATATGGCAAATAATTTTAAGCTAAATCCGGAAGGATTAGAAAGAATTATTAACTCCAAAACTAAGTGGCTAATTATTAATTCACCAAGTAACCCGACAGGGGCGGCTTATACCCGCAAAGAATTAGAGGATATAGCAGCATTATTAAGAAACTACCCTCATATTAATATTATGTCTGATGATATATATGAACATATTATTTTTGATAATTTTCAGTACTATACTTTTGCTCAAATAGCCCCTGATTTGCATGAGAGAATATTTACTGTCAACGGAGTATCAAAATCATATTCTATGACAGGCTGGCGGATTGGATATGGCGCTGGATTTAAGCCATTAGTGAAAGCTATGACTATAATTCAGTCTCAAAGCACTTCAAATCCCTCTTCTATCAGTCAAATGGCCTCTATAGAAGCTTTAACTGGGCGGCAAGATTTTATTAAGACCAATACTAACAACTTTGAAAAGAAACGAGATTTAGCCTTATCTATCTTAAACAATGTACCTGCCATTAGCTGCTACAGGCCCGAGGGCGCTTTTTATTTATTTCCTCAATGTAAAGGTTTATTTGGGCTAAAAACGCCCAATGGGAAAATTATCAAGAATAGTCATGATTTTGCTCAATACCTTCTAGAAGATAGCGGAGTTGCAGTGGTTCCTGGCATCGCATTCGGCCTAGAAGGGTATTTCAGAATTTCGTATGCTACTTCAATAGATAATTTACAGGAAGGCTGTTTACGTATAGAGAGGGCTTGCACGCAGTTAAAGTGA
- a CDS encoding methyltransferase domain-containing protein, whose translation MFGSRVVVSTYNSLKDKLKLCYQGITNFPRWYQRQILIFIHYFVDLKYKVQHIKETNFNLGLEHLHKNNLNDAILRFKLVEKFFAPKDPEANYWLGWTYFLKNNYTKALAHLLQSFEADQVKLGVFLQNYQNLTEIPQPIWRQYKNLTAPYYADKFYNHNKLHLPYTFINKTITAITNLPDTYRILELGSNVGLIGYEVRKRFPDYFTVTGVESAKAMNILVPLYYTNLNIYDQLIEASIPDFLQENSDKYDVILSWNSLSFTKDLTKYFTLIYSSTSPLGYFAFCLPIATAPSFSIGGKEFISTIEEINSALTQAKFIILSNEELELEKKSRYYMVVCKKNN comes from the coding sequence ATGTTTGGTAGTAGAGTAGTTGTTAGCACCTATAATTCATTAAAAGATAAACTAAAATTATGTTATCAAGGTATTACGAATTTTCCTAGATGGTATCAAAGGCAAATCCTAATATTTATTCATTATTTTGTAGATCTCAAATATAAGGTACAACATATAAAAGAAACAAATTTTAATCTTGGTTTAGAACATTTGCATAAAAATAACCTTAATGATGCAATATTACGGTTTAAATTGGTTGAGAAATTTTTTGCTCCTAAGGACCCAGAAGCGAATTATTGGCTGGGTTGGACTTATTTTTTAAAAAACAACTATACTAAAGCTTTAGCTCATTTACTGCAATCCTTTGAAGCTGACCAGGTAAAGTTAGGAGTTTTTTTACAAAATTATCAAAATTTAACAGAAATCCCTCAACCGATTTGGAGGCAATATAAAAATCTTACTGCTCCGTATTATGCTGATAAATTTTATAATCATAATAAATTGCATTTACCTTACACTTTTATTAATAAAACTATCACTGCCATAACGAATTTGCCTGATACTTATAGAATTTTAGAATTAGGTAGTAATGTTGGGTTAATAGGTTATGAAGTCAGAAAAAGATTTCCTGATTATTTTACTGTGACAGGCGTTGAAAGTGCTAAGGCCATGAATATACTTGTGCCATTATATTATACTAACCTTAATATTTACGATCAGTTAATAGAAGCATCAATACCAGATTTTCTGCAGGAAAATTCTGATAAATATGATGTAATATTAAGCTGGAATTCTCTTTCTTTTACTAAAGATTTAACAAAATATTTCACTTTAATTTATTCAAGTACTAGTCCATTAGGATATTTTGCATTTTGTTTACCTATCGCTACTGCCCCTAGCTTTTCAATTGGTGGAAAAGAATTTATTTCAACTATCGAAGAAATAAATTCTGCATTAACTCAAGCTAAATTTATTATATTAAGTAATGAAGAATTAGAACTAGAAAAAAAATCTAGGTACTATATGGTAGTGTGTAAGAAAAATAATTAA
- a CDS encoding VacJ family lipoprotein, with amino-acid sequence MKYFILLIDFLHKSKIVEGFLGKTKTSRAAYIDTAEQRRRAATTKLPTRLTYAGSLILFSIFNLTATGAIPASNEADEDFRYTYTYGKGCHQVYDPYETLNRKIFAFNSVLDYLLLRPVTIGYKNLTNAYTKARVSSFIDNISTPVTIVNYGLQGNYAQTMKSVWRFLINTTFGIGGLFDVASKMGLTVAPQSFGSTLANYGVGPGPYLVLPFLGGTNARDVTDSVFTNTYFNPIMHMVHRDFRVTVFGAQTIDTRLALLPFTDYVAQNSTDPYIAIKSATHQNRESVLFYPKQFVCPK; translated from the coding sequence ATGAAATACTTTATCTTATTAATAGACTTCCTGCATAAGTCAAAAATAGTGGAAGGATTTTTAGGAAAAACGAAGACGAGTCGAGCGGCGTACATAGACACAGCTGAGCAGCGGAGGCGAGCTGCGACGACCAAATTACCAACCAGATTGACTTATGCAGGAAGTCTAATACTCTTTAGTATTTTTAATCTTACTGCTACTGGTGCTATCCCTGCTTCTAACGAGGCTGATGAAGATTTTCGATATACCTATACTTATGGCAAAGGGTGTCATCAAGTGTATGATCCCTATGAAACACTAAATCGAAAAATTTTTGCTTTTAACTCTGTTTTGGATTACCTGCTCTTACGTCCAGTTACTATAGGCTACAAAAATCTTACCAACGCTTATACTAAAGCTAGGGTCAGTAGCTTTATAGATAATATTAGCACTCCTGTAACAATAGTTAATTATGGCTTACAGGGAAATTATGCACAAACTATGAAAAGTGTCTGGAGATTTCTTATTAATACTACGTTTGGGATAGGGGGGTTATTTGATGTGGCGAGTAAAATGGGTTTAACAGTAGCACCCCAATCTTTTGGTAGCACTCTTGCTAATTATGGGGTAGGACCCGGACCATATTTAGTGTTACCGTTTTTGGGAGGTACTAATGCTCGGGATGTTACTGATTCGGTGTTTACAAACACTTATTTTAACCCTATAATGCATATGGTACATAGAGATTTCAGAGTAACAGTATTTGGTGCTCAAACTATCGATACTAGGTTGGCGTTATTACCCTTTACTGATTATGTAGCCCAGAACTCTACTGATCCGTATATTGCGATTAAATCAGCAACCCATCAAAATCGTGAGTCTGTGCTTTTTTACCCTAAACAATTTGTTTGTCCTAAATAA
- a CDS encoding phospholipid-binding protein MlaC, which translates to MKKVALYLIFLCSMPGLIYAADIVDKYVDQLVKDGLTILNDNTISQEAKVSKTRKLILANLDLPWMAKFTLGGYRKTLLPEQISKFTEAYSHYVSKAYASLVKNYHGQEPKILEVSSLGNDESMVSMLIGNIKVKYLVRKVNDTDHHANFKVSDIITEGVSLINSQQSEFMNILSCRGFDALIEELTKKS; encoded by the coding sequence ATGAAAAAAGTTGCTCTATATTTAATATTTTTATGTTCTATGCCTGGATTAATATACGCTGCTGATATTGTGGATAAATATGTTGATCAATTAGTAAAAGATGGCTTAACTATACTAAATGACAACACGATAAGTCAAGAGGCGAAAGTTTCTAAAACTAGAAAGTTAATTTTGGCTAATTTGGATCTTCCCTGGATGGCTAAATTTACCCTTGGAGGCTACAGGAAAACCCTCCTTCCTGAACAAATTAGTAAATTTACAGAAGCCTATAGTCATTATGTGAGCAAAGCCTATGCTAGTTTAGTAAAAAACTATCATGGCCAAGAACCGAAAATTTTGGAAGTAAGTTCACTTGGTAATGATGAATCTATGGTGTCAATGTTAATAGGAAATATTAAAGTGAAATATCTAGTACGCAAAGTTAATGATACTGATCATCATGCTAACTTTAAGGTATCAGATATTATTACTGAAGGTGTGAGCCTTATCAATTCTCAACAATCAGAATTTATGAATATTCTAAGTTGCAGAGGGTTTGACGCTTTAATCGAAGAGTTAACTAAAAAATCCTAA
- a CDS encoding ribose-phosphate diphosphokinase has translation MKILAGLSHKNLAQSLAKELNCQYIEAYTTTFDDSELRVQILEDINGCEVVIVQSTCRPVNNHLMELLLLVDTVKRAGAKSITAVIPYFGYSRQDRRPYIFAPVAARLVANMLEAAGVQRVITVDLHSQQLEGFFNIEVQNLNPISLFIPLINNYNNRALSELVYKEPTEATYKLSSQIELCKEANTIVNSGEFGARIDGATPIYNSQALSNDVTNFSSIAYIIVSPDIGGIARARAMSKLCNMEIAVINKSRTVNNEYHMSGILGNVEKKHCILIDDIVDSGQTICKGAKLLMECGALSVDAFITHPVLSRSSQAAIENSNITNIYITDTIAVANLSSKFQVVSIVSLLVTALKK, from the coding sequence ATGAAAATTCTAGCGGGGCTTAGTCATAAAAACTTAGCACAATCCTTAGCTAAGGAACTAAATTGTCAATATATAGAAGCCTATACTACTACCTTTGATGACTCAGAATTAAGAGTACAAATTCTGGAGGATATAAATGGGTGTGAGGTAGTGATTGTACAATCTACTTGTAGACCAGTTAATAATCATTTAATGGAACTATTATTGTTAGTGGATACGGTAAAAAGAGCGGGAGCTAAAAGCATCACTGCAGTTATACCGTATTTTGGATATAGCCGCCAAGATCGCAGACCATATATTTTTGCGCCAGTTGCAGCCCGGTTAGTAGCAAATATGCTAGAAGCTGCCGGGGTACAACGAGTTATTACTGTAGATTTGCACTCACAGCAATTAGAAGGTTTTTTTAATATTGAAGTACAAAATCTTAACCCTATCAGCTTATTTATTCCTCTAATCAATAATTATAACAATAGGGCTCTTTCGGAACTTGTATATAAGGAGCCAACTGAAGCAACCTATAAATTATCCTCTCAGATAGAGTTATGCAAGGAGGCTAATACTATAGTCAATTCAGGAGAATTTGGTGCTAGGATCGATGGAGCGACGCCGATATATAATAGCCAAGCATTGAGTAACGATGTCACCAACTTCTCATCAATTGCCTATATTATAGTAAGCCCAGATATTGGAGGTATTGCGCGTGCACGGGCCATGAGTAAGCTATGCAATATGGAGATAGCGGTTATCAATAAAAGTAGAACTGTCAATAATGAATACCACATGTCAGGAATACTAGGAAATGTTGAGAAAAAACATTGTATATTAATTGATGATATTGTGGATAGTGGGCAGACAATTTGTAAAGGCGCTAAATTATTAATGGAATGTGGGGCATTGTCCGTTGATGCTTTTATTACTCACCCCGTACTTTCTAGGTCGTCTCAAGCAGCGATTGAAAATTCTAATATAACAAACATATATATCACTGATACTATAGCCGTTGCAAATTTAAGCTCTAAGTTTCAAGTTGTTTCTATAGTCTCCCTTTTAGTGACTGCATTAAAAAAATAA
- a CDS encoding alanine racemase, translating to MRTAHCTLEIDLAKIRANYRIMAKLCKSAEVAAVVKANSYGLGASVVAPALEQENCKSFFVANIEEAISLRQVLASGSSIYVLNGVFYEEVEWFKHYNLIPVLNNIKQLEIWQKFALRNKEICSSSNALSCTIHINTGMNRLGMTDKEIKDIVNNPRLLDGLALQYVISHLSASEVAGDPYNQQQLEKFKDYLSFFPKIKASLSNSSCAFLGEEYHFDLIRAGAALYGINPSGSLMNHSLHNPVRLTAPIIHLQELSAEDYIGYNMTFKTGRNSMIATLPLGYADGYSRAFSNYGEVFIDSYRAPVVGRISMDLITIDVTDLPPEKIFLGQQVEIIGNNCTPDKIANIINTIGYEILTMMGNRYKKVYKNDS from the coding sequence ATGCGTACTGCTCATTGTACTCTTGAAATAGATTTAGCAAAAATTCGAGCTAATTACCGTATTATGGCTAAATTATGTAAATCAGCAGAAGTAGCGGCGGTAGTTAAGGCTAATAGCTACGGGCTAGGAGCGTCTGTTGTTGCTCCTGCTCTAGAGCAGGAAAACTGTAAGAGTTTTTTTGTTGCTAACATCGAGGAGGCTATTTCGTTACGTCAAGTTTTAGCTAGTGGATCAAGTATTTATGTACTTAATGGCGTATTTTATGAGGAAGTAGAATGGTTTAAGCACTACAACTTGATTCCGGTGCTTAACAATATAAAGCAGCTAGAAATTTGGCAAAAATTTGCTCTGCGTAATAAAGAAATATGTTCAAGCAGTAATGCGCTATCTTGTACTATACATATTAATACTGGCATGAATAGGCTTGGTATGACAGATAAAGAAATCAAGGATATAGTAAATAATCCGCGGTTATTAGATGGGCTCGCATTACAGTATGTTATTAGCCATTTATCTGCTTCTGAAGTTGCGGGGGATCCTTATAATCAGCAGCAGTTAGAAAAATTTAAGGATTATTTAAGTTTTTTTCCAAAAATTAAGGCTAGCTTATCTAACTCTAGTTGTGCATTTTTAGGGGAAGAATATCATTTCGACCTAATACGCGCCGGAGCGGCATTATATGGTATTAACCCATCAGGGAGCTTAATGAATCATTCATTACATAACCCTGTTAGGTTAACGGCTCCAATAATTCATCTGCAAGAACTATCAGCAGAAGATTATATTGGTTATAATATGACTTTTAAGACAGGCCGTAATAGTATGATTGCTACCTTACCTCTTGGATATGCTGATGGTTATTCTCGAGCGTTTAGCAATTATGGAGAAGTATTTATTGATTCCTATAGGGCTCCTGTAGTTGGTAGAATTTCAATGGATTTAATCACTATTGATGTCACTGATCTACCACCAGAAAAAATTTTTCTAGGACAGCAAGTTGAGATTATAGGGAATAATTGTACACCAGATAAAATTGCCAATATAATTAATACCATTGGTTATGAAATATTAACCATGATGGGTAATCGATATAAAAAAGTTTATAAAAATGATTCTTGA
- a CDS encoding ABC transporter permease — MILDIVNLLGKRTLEFARNIGNFSIFTFLVMTTVFKRPIYYGLILKQLLFIGFFSLPVVAMTTFFSGAVLALQSYTGFSRFSAESSIATVVVLSITRELGPVLAGLMVAGRVGASIAAEVATMRVTEQIDALYTLSTDPLRYLVFPRVVAAVVTLPCLVLIGDVLGVLGGYLVSVYKLDFNSSGYLVNSFKFLEAIDVISGLVKAAVFGFIIAIISCYSGYHAEKGAKGVGTATTAAVVSSSVLILCSNYLLTALFF, encoded by the coding sequence ATGATTCTTGATATAGTTAATTTATTAGGTAAACGTACCTTAGAGTTTGCCAGAAATATAGGAAACTTTTCTATATTTACCTTTTTAGTAATGACTACTGTTTTTAAGCGACCTATATATTATGGTTTAATTTTAAAACAGCTACTCTTTATCGGTTTCTTTTCTTTACCGGTAGTAGCGATGACTACTTTTTTTTCTGGAGCGGTACTAGCTTTACAGAGTTATACAGGATTTTCGCGTTTTTCTGCTGAAAGTTCGATAGCTACGGTAGTAGTTCTTTCTATCACTCGTGAACTTGGCCCAGTGCTGGCGGGCCTTATGGTAGCTGGAAGAGTAGGAGCATCAATTGCAGCTGAAGTAGCTACTATGAGAGTAACGGAACAAATAGACGCTCTTTATACTTTATCTACCGATCCGTTACGGTATTTAGTGTTTCCAAGAGTAGTAGCAGCGGTGGTTACTTTACCGTGCTTAGTATTAATAGGGGATGTACTTGGAGTGCTAGGAGGTTATTTAGTTAGTGTTTATAAATTAGATTTTAATAGTTCTGGATATTTAGTAAATAGTTTTAAGTTTTTGGAAGCAATAGATGTTATTTCAGGATTAGTGAAAGCTGCAGTATTTGGTTTTATTATTGCAATAATTAGCTGCTATAGTGGTTATCATGCAGAAAAAGGAGCAAAAGGCGTGGGCACTGCCACTACTGCTGCGGTGGTCAGTTCTTCGGTACTTATTTTATGTAGCAACTATTTGTTGACAGCTTTATTTTTTTAA
- a CDS encoding ABC transporter ATP-binding protein yields the protein MPDGKPKIKIRSLYKAFGNHQVLAGIDLDIKENSSTVILGGSGSGKSVLIKTIVGLIRPDKGSITIDEVETINLSDKDRFKIMETIGFLFQGGALFDSLTVQDNITFFAEKLFKLSRKDTEELAASKLNSVGLSPRILKLYPSELSGGMQKRVSLARAICSNPSILFLDEPTTGLDPIMANVINELIIKIREELNVTTITITHDMNSAYMIAKEVTMIYKGKILWFGTKEEIKNSDNPYLQQFVNGLTSGPIEV from the coding sequence ATGCCTGATGGAAAACCAAAAATAAAAATACGTTCATTATATAAAGCTTTTGGAAATCATCAAGTGCTTGCGGGCATAGATTTGGATATCAAAGAAAACAGTTCAACGGTGATTTTAGGAGGTTCTGGTAGCGGGAAATCAGTTTTAATCAAAACAATAGTAGGCTTAATAAGACCTGATAAAGGTAGTATAACTATTGATGAGGTGGAAACTATAAATCTTTCAGACAAAGATAGGTTTAAAATTATGGAAACCATAGGATTCTTATTTCAAGGTGGAGCACTTTTTGATTCTTTGACAGTGCAAGATAATATTACTTTTTTTGCTGAAAAATTATTCAAACTATCTAGAAAAGATACAGAAGAACTAGCGGCTTCTAAGCTTAACTCTGTAGGTTTATCACCTAGGATCTTAAAACTTTACCCTTCGGAACTTTCTGGTGGAATGCAAAAAAGAGTGTCTTTGGCTAGAGCTATTTGTAGCAATCCTTCGATTCTTTTCCTGGATGAGCCTACTACTGGGCTTGATCCAATAATGGCAAATGTTATTAATGAATTAATAATTAAAATACGAGAAGAGCTCAACGTTACTACCATTACTATAACTCACGATATGAATAGCGCTTATATGATAGCTAAAGAAGTGACCATGATTTATAAGGGGAAGATCTTATGGTTCGGTACTAAAGAGGAAATCAAAAATAGCGATAATCCATATTTACAGCAATTTGTTAATGGTCTAACTTCAGGACCAATAGAGGTGTAA
- a CDS encoding DUF5510 family protein codes for MFDAFAFDLQAYSIAEWERVSIIGLIIITIIVPSKYRVIIIGTVLGLTLSYFTYKYLVPFLLTFL; via the coding sequence ATGTTTGATGCTTTCGCTTTTGACCTACAAGCTTATAGTATAGCAGAGTGGGAAAGAGTGAGTATAATAGGGCTCATTATTATTACTATTATTGTACCTTCTAAATATCGGGTGATAATAATTGGTACTGTTCTAGGCTTAACGCTTAGTTATTTTACTTATAAATATCTAGTACCCTTCTTGTTAACTTTCTTGTAA